One window of the Micromonas commoda chromosome 11, complete sequence genome contains the following:
- a CDS encoding predicted protein, which translates to MVAGHILDAVDVLHSRVRGKKRSGNREMSHNFVMHDKLKPWVKWAFWFTNVPYWIICGLALYQSLPAKALQHPVAECLRPYCGSNLFHAICVGLVALASSAFHGAQLNLDRACACALHDWNILVGRAEQLTGVTLTPLHEVGSMTVATPRGLRRRSGRLNDKRMSGSPRAFDDGVPNGLNDHPSDDEEELCQFVGEDAPIWEAPMAGAIAGVTGASPERRRLVSNLLFCDVLCANVYVMFLLSCIGAKRGHLTEVVEASALPVVCMFIAAACKRRGMYHGYVFFHSIWHFTSALLMYEMLYERFGDSW; encoded by the coding sequence ATGGTGGCGGGACacatcctcgacgccgtggacgtgcTACACAGCAGAGTGCGGGGCAAGAAGCGCTCGGGGAACAGGGAGATGTCCCACAACTTCGTGATGCACGACAAGCTCAAGCCGTGGGTCAAGTGGGCGTTCTGGTTCACCAACGTGCCGTATTGGATAATCTGCGGCCTCGCGCTGTACCAGTCGCTGCCCGCCAAGGCGCTGCAGCACCCGGTGGCGGAGTGCCTCCGGCCGTACTGCGGCAGCAATCTGTTCCACGCGATAtgcgtcgggctcgtcgcgctcgcgtccagcgcgttcCACGGCGCGCAACTCAACCTGgaccgcgcgtgcgcgtgcgccCTGCACGATTGGAATATCCTCGTcggccgcgcggagcagctGACGGGGGTGACGCTGACGCCCCTTCACGAGGTCGGGTCGATGACGGTGGCGACCCCGAGGGGTCTGAGGAGGCGAAGCGGGCGGCTGAACGACAAGAGGATGAGCGGTAGCCCGCgggcgttcgacgacggcgtgccgAACGGACTCAACGACCACcccagcgacgacgaggaggagctctGCCAGTTCGTGGGCGAGGATGCGCCAATCTGGGAGGCGCCGATggcgggcgccatcgcgggggTGACGGGCGCTTCGCCCGAGCGACGCAGGCTGGTGTCCAACCTGCTGTTCTGCGACGTGCTGTGCGCGAACGTGTACGTCATGTTCCTACTGTCGTGCATCGGCGCCAAGAGGGGTCACCTCACTGAGGTTGTCGAGGCATCGGCACTGCCGGTGGTGTGCatgttcatcgccgcggcgtgcaaGCGAAGGGGGATGTACCACGGGTACGTGTTCTTCCACTCGATCTGGCACTTCACGTCGGCTCTGTTGATGTACGAGATGCTGTACGAGAGGTTCGGGGATTCGtggtga
- a CDS encoding predicted protein has translation MGNGSTKLDKALLADTDGERYYGLENFGNTCYANSVLQALYFCKPFRHAILEYHESLPKDHDESLLTALGDLFASISNQKKRTGVLAPKKFIERLKKDNVIFNSYMHQDAHEFFNFVVNECCEVLVKQHRREHPTPDGEETKPVKTWIHDIFEGGLTNQTQCLWCENVTSRHEAFMDLSLDIEQNASVSACLKQFSSNELLASQDKFQCDACGGLQEAHKRMLVKSSPKVLALHLKRFKYLESLGRHAKLMHRVVFPSELKIPNMTEDADGQDAAYQLFAVVVHVGSGPNHGHYVCLVKSHGQWLTYDDDTVELMDDDAMNNFFGSTQEHSGGNTEHGYILFYERVDGAEWSGSGGGEGSRGARGGLSEALATAQQ, from the exons atG GGGAACGGCTCGACCAAGCTGGACAAGGCGCTCCTGGCGGACACGGACGGCGAGCGGTACTACGGCCTGGAGAACTTTGGGAACACTTGCTACGCCAACTCGGTCTTGCAGGCGCTCTACTTCTGCAAGCCGTTTCGCCACGCGATCCTCGAGTACCACGAGTCGCTCCCGAAGGATCACGACGAGAGCCTTCTGACCGCGCTCGGGGACCTgttcgcgtccatctccaACCAGAAGAAGCGCACGGGCGTGTTGGCGCCCAAAAAGTTCATCGAGCGGCTCAAGAAGGACAACGTCATCTTCAACTCGTACATGCACCAGGACGCGCACGAGTTTTTCAACTTTGTGGTCAACGAGTGCTGCGAGGTGCTCGTGAAGCAGCACCGGCGGGAACACCCCACGCCGGACGGGGAGGAGACCAAGCCGGTGAAGACGTGGATCCACGACATATTCGAGGGAGGACTGACGAATCAGACCCAGTGTTTGTGGTGCGAGAACGTCACGTCGCGGCACGAGGCGTTTATGGATCTGAGCCTCGACATTGAGCAAAACGCGAGTGTCAGCGCGTGCCTCAAGCAGTTCTCGTCCAACGAGCTTCTCGCGTCGCAGGATAAGTTCCagtgcgacgcgtgcggggGCTTGCAGGAAGCGCACAAGCGCATGCTCGTGAAGTCCTCCCCGAAGGTGCTGGCGCTGCACCTGAAGAGGTTCAAGTACCTCGAATCCCTCGGCCGGCACGCTAAGCTCATGCACCGCGTGGTGTTCCCGTCGGAGCTCAAGATTCCCAACAtgacggaggacgcggacggtcAGGACGCCGCGTACCAGCTcttcgcggtggtggtgcaCGTGGGGTCGGGGCCCAACCACGGTCACTACGTGTGCCTGGTCAAGTCGCACGGGCAGTGGCTcacgtacgacgacgacaccgtGGAGctgatggacgacgacgccatgaACAACTTCTTCGGCAGCACACAGGAACACAGCGGGGGGAACACGGAGCACGGCTATATCCTGTTCTACGAGAGGGTGGACGGGGCGGAGtggagcgggagcggcggcggggaggggtcgaggggcgcgcggggagggctCAGCGAGGCCCTGGCGACGGCCCAACAGTAG
- a CDS encoding predicted protein, with product MRAERDDRDPFATTFPVDDSLVPKPTLGDFAKVAPPTVSPIPPPPLPPPPVRTAVRAADDETSDAAASTATTSPFAGTTTTPPARPADDYADFDAHSPLNLSSLGLDDGYGAARSPDARSPDGASMEPARGRTYRDDLADRIWEDSRYR from the coding sequence atgcgagcggaacgcgacgatcgcgatcCCTTCGCCACCACCTTCCCGGTTGACGACTCGCTCGTGCCAAAGCCGACTTTAGGTGACTTTGCAAAAGTCGCTCCGCCTACCGTCTcgccgatcccgccgccgccgctgccgccgccgccggtacgaaccgcggtgcgcgccgcggatgacgagacgagcgacgccgccgcatcgacggcgacgacgtcgcccttcgcggggacgacgacgacgccgccggcacgcCCCGCGGACGACTACGCCGACTTTGACGCGCACTCGCCGTTGAACCTCTCGTCGCTCGGGCTGGACGACGGATatggggcggcgaggtccccggacgcgcgatcgccggaCGGGGCGTCGAtggagccggcgcggggtAGGACGTACAGGGACGACCTGGCCGATAGGATATGGGAAGACTCGCGGTACCGGTAG